The following proteins are encoded in a genomic region of Phalacrocorax carbo chromosome 2, bPhaCar2.1, whole genome shotgun sequence:
- the XCR1 gene encoding chemokine XC receptor 1, whose product MDEEYYLPDLDYNYSYENSYESNVCEMGNYFLFYTHLTTVLYTLVFLLSLLGNTLVLWILFKYENLTSLTNIFIVNLCVSDLVFSCMLPFWAVDQSFGWIFGEFLCKAVNAVFSIGYYSGVFFLTLMTILRYLSVVNPVSTLRSQTQCCGFLVSLAVWTVSILIVVPEMIHTAVQENLEGEKTCDYADWKWKKVDIYQRNILFLLSFGIIIFCYFKILIILLRARSRRKHRTVKLILIIVVAFFLSWAPYNILSFLITFPPPTCQYKKDSNLAFHISRKIAFCHCCLNPVLYVFVGVKFKRHLVRLCNQYLPCGNGQVLRPRICSEGKFHYEDGSIY is encoded by the coding sequence ATGGATGAAGAATATTATCTACCTGATTTAGATTATAATTACTCATATGAAAACTCTTACGAAAGCAACGTCTGTGAAATGGGCAactattttctattttacacCCATCTCACTACTGTCCTCTACACTCTGGTGTTTTTGCTCAGCCTGCTAGGAAATACTCTAGTGTTATGGATCCTATTCAAATATGAAAACCTTACATCTTTAACAAACATCTTCATCGTGAATCTCTGTGTCTCTGATTTAGTCTTCTCCTGCATGCTGCCTTTCTGGGCAGTGGACCAGTCCTTTGGGTGGATTTTTGGTGAGTTCCTTTGCAAAGCGGTGAATGCTGTTTTCTCCATCGGCTACTACAGCGGTGTCTTCTTTTTGACTCTCATGACTATCCTGCGGTACTTGTCTGTAGTGAACCCCGTTTCAACTTTGAGATCCCAGACACAGTGCTGTGGTTTTCTGGTGAGCTTGGCTGTTTGGACTGTTAGTATATTAATTGTGGTTCCTGAGATGATTCACACCGCAGTGCAAGAAAACTTGGAAGGGGAAAAGACCTGTGATTATGCTgactggaaatggaaaaaggtAGACATTTATCAGAGAAATATACTCTTCCTGTTATCCTTTGGGATTATCATATTCTGTTACTTCAAGATACTGATAATCCTGCTCAGAGCAAGATCTCGCAGAAAGCACAGGACTGTGAAACTCATCCTTATTATTGTGGTGGCTTTTTTCCTGAGCTGGGCACCTTACAACATCCTCAGCTTTCTGATTACTTTTCCACCACCTACCTGTCAGTATAAAAAAGACTCCAACCTTGCCTTTCACATCAGCCGTAAAATTGCtttctgccactgctgcctCAATCCTGTGCTCTATGTATTTGTTGGAGTCAAGTTCAAGAGGCATTTGGTCCGTTTATGCAACCAGTATTTACCCTGTGGCAATGGTCAAGTCCTGAGGCCCAGGATCTGCTCTGAAGGCAAATTCCACTATGAAGATGGGTCCATCTACTGA